One stretch of Planctomycetota bacterium DNA includes these proteins:
- a CDS encoding helix-turn-helix domain-containing protein, whose translation MGRKLAFVILSDDELKELKELMRDLALKKKFRMRLRCNALFMSNQCKTVRQISHELNRSTRTVYQWLKRYRQKGIAGIMPRDYSRKLNREQLHELLKESLWYLVGAHTKEFHKRWTFREMSEWVYKRWDITLSPNRMRQIVREALENADMPKVDKNRHG comes from the coding sequence ATGGGACGCAAACTCGCTTTTGTCATTCTTTCGGACGATGAACTGAAGGAATTAAAAGAATTGATGAGGGATTTGGCGCTCAAGAAAAAGTTCCGCATGCGCCTGCGTTGCAATGCTCTATTCATGTCCAACCAGTGTAAAACTGTCCGGCAGATTTCACATGAGTTAAACCGTTCAACCAGAACTGTTTACCAGTGGCTCAAGCGCTATCGCCAAAAAGGCATTGCCGGAATCATGCCCCGGGACTATTCCAGAAAGCTGAACAGGGAACAGTTGCATGAATTATTAAAGGAAAGCCTTTGGTATTTGGTCGGCGCGCATACCAAGGAATTCCATAAGCGCTGGACTTTTCGCGAGATGTCCGAATGGGTTTACAAAAGATGGGATATCACCCTCTCCCCCAACCGCATGAGGCAGATAGTCCGTGAGGCATTGGAAAATGCCGATATGCCGAAAGTGGATAAGAACAGGCATGGCTAA